In Ovis canadensis isolate MfBH-ARS-UI-01 breed Bighorn chromosome 15, ARS-UI_OviCan_v2, whole genome shotgun sequence, the genomic stretch TCATGTAAATCCATGAGGTAAGATGATAgatggttttatttaaaatagttctGAATTTGAGGTTTAAGATACAaaggataaaacagaaaaatatgaaattctgAGACCTTTATCTGAAAATTAGTTAATATATTAACCAatgaatttcttaattttttaatgataaaataaaagtagatataagtgaaataacaataataataatatttataataaaattttcactTAAGATAATTTTGAAACTTAATTCTAGTGGAAATAGAGAAATATGAGAGAATATTTGTtgactcagttttatttatcaaaCTATTAATGCAAAAAAACAATAGTTTGTGGGGCTGGAAGATGGGAACAGATATAGTAGATTTAATGAAATATGAAAACACACTTAGGGAACAAACATTAATGAACTGTTATGAGAATTGTCAAAGTGTTGAGTGCCTGATATGTGATTACATGAACCACAAATGAAGCAAGATAatgggcctgtgtgtgtgtgtgtgtgtgtgtgtgtgttagtcccatTCATATGCTTTTGCTACTTGAATTCCTAAAGTAAATAATCATAGGGTTTAAGAGAAAGTTAcatttatttgataaaattaCAATGGAATTATATAGGACATATTTTATGCACTTGTAAGATAAGTAGATGACAATGGATCAGAGAATCACATATGTTAAGAagaaactatattaaaatatcatgaaaatgaaagtcactcagtcgtgtccaactctttgtgaccccatggcctatacagtccatagaattcttcaggctagaatactggagtgggtagcctttcccttctccaggtgatcttcccaacctggggatcaaacccaggtctcccactttgcaggcagattctttaccagctgagtcacaagagaagccctggaatactggagtgggcagcttatcccttctccagtggatcttcctgacccgggaatcaaaccagggtctcccgcattgcaagtagattctttaccaactgagctaatgGGGAACCCCAAATATCATGAGGAATGGGTCATATTTATGGACTGAGTTAAAGATTAATTGATATTTGCAATGCAATGTACAATGGGTGTTAACAGGGAACGTTATTGGACCCCATGATGTAACTAATGCTTTCCATGTGTAGCATAACTGATGGATGAGGTACACAGAAGAGAACAATACAGTTACACATATTTGTTCCCCCAGTAACAAGGGATACGTTTAAGAAAGTCAGCTCTCGTTGAAGTAGAAATGGGAAGGCTTAAAATGTTTTGAGTAAGAATTAGgcaaatttttaagtgaaaatcttTGAATTGAAAGGAGATGGAATAAGTCAATAGGTACAGAAAAAGATATTGATGAACCCAAAGGAAAACAATTTCAAGCCTGTGTCATATATAATTTCACCCTTAAAACGGGTAAAATAATTTAATACTATTGCTGCACAATAAGCtctaaataaaaatgagtatatCTTATTGTTTCTAGTATCATTACTGCTGCTGCccagtcacttctgtcatgtctgactctttgtaatcccatgggcCATAGtcgaccaggcttctctgtccatggaattctctaggcaagaatattggagtgggttgccatgccctcctccaagggatcttccttacccatggATCAAGCCCATATATCCTGTATCCCCTGTATGCCAAGcaaattcttttactgctgaaataccagggaaaccctctggTATCACTACATCCAAGTATAAAAGATGaggattttatttctctaattgaTTTTAACTGCACATCAGTTCATTGCTGAGGTTTCAAATCTCATTTCTTAGAAACTGAGGAAGGCAAAGGCAGCAGTAATTGAAGGGAttatgtaaataagttcatgAAACTAATTCAGTTAACAGAAGGGAAATGTTGGTCAAAAGCATTAATGAATTAACCATCTTGAATTTACCATATCTACAGATGGAGCACaaattaagaacagaaaaatCAAACATCACTACAATGATGGAATATATCCTCTTGGGGTTTTCTGATATTCCCAATTTCCAGTGGATTCTTTTTGGGATATTTTTAGTCCTCTACCTGACCATCCTGTTGTGCAATAGTGTCATTGTACTGATAACAAGAATTGACCCTACTCTCCAGAcccccatgtactttttcctcaaCCACTTTTCCATTTTAGAAATCTGTTATGTAACTGTCACTATCCCAAGAATGCTCACGGACCTCCTGAACCAGAAAGGACACATTTCTTTCATTGCCTGTGCTACACAAATGTGTTTGGTCCTTCTGTTTGGAGGTTTAgagtgtctcctcctggccgtgATGGCCTACGACCGCTCCGTGGCCATTTGTAACCCTCTTCACTATTGTCTAATCATGAGCCCCCAGGTCTGTGTCCAGAGGGTCACTGCCTCCTGGGTCAGTGGAGTTCCTGTTGTAATTGGGCAAACACGGCAGGTTTTCTCTCTGCCCTTTTGTGGGTCTACCACAATTAATCATTTTTTCTGTGACCTCCGCCCAGTGTTCAAGCTTGCTTGTGGGGACACATTTGTGAACGAGATAGCAGTCTATGTAGTTGCAGTTGTGTTCATCGTGGTCCCATTTCTGTTGATTGTTGTCTCCTGTGGCAAAATCATCTCCAACGTTCTGCAATCGCGATCTGCCAGAGGGAGGGCTAAAGCCTTCTCCACTTGCTCCTCTCACCTCACAGTGGTGGTCTTATTCTACGGCACAGCCTCTACCACCTATTTACAGCCCAAACCAAATCAATCTGAAGAAACTGGGAAGCTGGTCTCGCTTTTCTACACAGTTTTGATCCCAACGTTGAATCCCAAAGATGTCACCGTAGCACTGAGAAAACTGCTAAGTAAGTTATCAACTTGACTCGAAGGCTGGAAATTATGGAAGCAATTTGTTTCTGTTCCTCATGTAAATACATCAGAAAATGTCATCTAGTATTACTTATATCTTCCTAtgaagaagtgaagtctctcagtcatgtccaactctttgtgaccccgtggactgtagcccaccaagctcctctctgtccatgggattctccaggcaagagtactggagagggttgccatttacttctccaggggatcatcctgacccagggattgaacccaggtctcccgcattgcaggtagatgctttaacctctgagctgaTAGTTAATATCATCTCTGCCATCTCACATTATGTGAAAGGACCTTAGTGTCAAAGAGTTAAGGGTTTCTGGGTTATCAAAGTATGCATTATCTCCATGGCAATGATCTATTCTGAAGACCTATCTTTCCTTTCACTAGGAAAGGGTGAGTTGAGAGATTTCCTGAGCAATAAAATGATAGTTAACTGCTATATAACTAATGATCAGGGTCATGCCCTGTAAGAAATTTGCTTGAAACTTCCCATTCCTTCAGAAATATTCCCTGTCCTTTTCTGTACTTAGGATTGGATTTAGACGATGAGcaaacaacaaccacaaccaaGTTGGTGGGAGTAGCAGAATCTTAGTATTTTCTggcattttttcccttctttctctgtttcGCAACTGTCCATATCCCTTTCAGAGTACAAACCCTGAAAGGATCCTTTGTTACCTCAATGCTGACTCTTCTCTGGTGACTCCATTTCCTCCTGCTGGTAGCTTCATGTTTTGCTTTTGTGGTGTCTCCTTAGTATTAGGAATATTGGGAATTTAAACTATAAACGGCATTGGGTTAAATGTTGATCCCTGTAAATATGTGTCAGATTATAACCTGCAAACCTGAActtattaggaaaataaaagcctttgcagatgtaattcagTTAAAGACTTTCAAATAAGATTATCTTAATTTAAGGGAAGGGCACTATGTCCTATGATCAGTGTTCTTAGTTTTTATAAGCGGGGAAGAGAGATTAAGTGAAGACTAGAGGTGCAGCGACACTTAGAAGAATATCACGTGAAGATGGAGGAAGCAGCCGGGAGCGGCACATGACAAAGCCAGGAAGCAAAGGAGGTCGGGGACCACCGGAAGCTGGAAGGAGGACTGTCCCTTCAGAGGAGTGACTGTCCCTTCAGAGCCTGTGGAGGGAAACCTTGCCAGCGCTGTGATTTGGGACACTGGCTTTTAAAGATGTGAGAAAGTCAACTTTTGTTACTTAAACCACccaatttgtgataatttgttcaATAGATCTGCAAACGATCTGTGTGCAAGTGCACTGTGGAAGCAGTCATTTTAATAAGGTGTTTTTATTCTAATCATCTGGAATGAATTCTGTATCACTTaagaacagtgattttttttaatgtaggattatttttaactttaaaaactatATCAATGAAACCTCATAAAAATATTTGCCCAAGAATGATGGCTACCTGTGCTTTTCCAAGATGtttgttaaaagctttttcagTACTGCAAAAGAGAACACTAGCAAAGCAAAAGGAAGCTGATCTCATTTggaacacaggagacacgggtgcCCGTTCTGATGTGATGCTGCAGTCTCTCACGACAATGTTTTAGAGCCACACCAGTGAGAAAATCCCAAGCTTTTCAAGCATGTAAGTACATGAATACATGTATAAAACATAACTCTATTTTTGTAAAACAAAGGGAGATAGCATCCATGTATTCATATAACATTTCACATGGGCATCTTTGTAGTAGGTGTGTATACATGTCAGCAGTATCTGGATGTGTATTAGAAGAGAGAATGGGCTTCTTCACAGTGAAGGGAGTTCAGATAATGTCTGacttatatatttatacttatggAGTATGGTTTTATTACAAAGAGAATAATGTGCACGTCACaaaaatcataaattttattcagaaaaaaaatacatatggaaGAAAATCACTGCATATCTGCTTTTCTTATTGCCTCCTAACATTTTACAGAATATTTAGTATCTAACAGGGTAACTTTAATATCAGCCAAATAATCTTtgatatttgaaataaataacacattttttGTGAACTAAACAGAATCAGAATATACAATATttgatcatttcttttaaaaaaaggactaaGATAACTAATAGTTACACATAGAGATAAATTTAAGATTATGAAATGGTTATATATGTACATAGGCACTTTTTAATAtggataatatattttttatattgtataatgtatatatttcaatattcattggaaggactgagcttcagctgaagctgaagttccaatactttggccacctgattcaaacaaccaactcattagaaaagaccctgatgtttggaaagattgcaggtagaaggagaagagggcatcagaagatgagatggctggatggcatcatggattctgTGGACATAAACTCAGgcgaactccagaagatggtgagagacagggcggcctggagtaatgcagtccatgggatgtgaagagctggacacagctggaAGACTGAGCAACCACAACAAATACATATTTAGATAAAGCTTGAGATCAACcccagatttctttggaagaaatgatgctaaagctgaagctccagtactttggccacctcatgtgaagagttgactcactggaaaagactgtgatgctgggagggactgggggcaggaggagaaggggacgaccgaggatgaaatggctggatggcatcaccgactcgatggacgggagtctgagtgaactctgggagctggtgatggacagggaggcctggtgtgctgcgattcacggggtcgcaaacagtcagacacgactgagcaactgaactgaactgaactgatgcaaaagtagaaaaatgaCTGATTTCACGCTCTGCACAGAGAGaacaggaaacacacacacaacccagaaGTGTATCTCACTTCAGCGATAGCATTAGTCCTCTGTGGATTTTTCTGTATTCCCAGTGTCTGAATGTTTCTTtttgtgacattttcttttttatgtgattATCCTGGTGAGAAGCAACATCAATATTCCCATAATCAGAGTTGACCAGGCTCTCAAATTCCCATGTGTATTTTCCTCAGTTAACTTTTCCTTCCTGGAAATCTGTTATGTATCTGTCTCTCTTTCTAGAATATCCATAAACCTTCAatcagaatgtatatatatatatatatatatatatatatatatatgcatatataccgCATGCACTACAaagttatcttttatttctgttcctGGCCACATAGAATGCTTGGTCTTGACAGTTATGACCCGTGACTGCCATGTGGCCAACTGTAACTTTCACAACTTCCTCTAGTTATAAACCAGGAGCTCTGGATTCCACTAGTGACTCTTGCTCTTGAATCAGTGGTGTTGCCGTCAGGATAAGGCAGACTTGCCAGCTTTTCCCTCTGTCCTGTTTTGGATCGCCCTACGAGCTGGGCTGTGGCGATGCGTTTCTGAATGAGGTGTCACTGCCTATGGTTGTGCCATTAGGATACTGTTGGTCATGATCCCTCTTCAGCTGATACCTGGTTCCTACAGCAAAATCACTTCTCCATCCCATGTTTGCCATCAGCAATGGAATGAGCCAACGTTTTCTCCACCTGTTCACCTCACAAcatacgtgtgtgctaagttgcttcggtattgtctgactctctgcaactttgtagaccatagcccaccaggctcctctgtccatgggattctccaggcaagaaccctggaatgggttgctgtgcccttctcccagggatcttccctacgcaggggtcgaacctgcgtctcttatgtctcctgccttggcaggtaggttctttaccattggcgccacctgggaagccccatagttgTGCCTTTATTTTGTAAACCCAGAACCATTACATATTCATGACATGATTCCAAATATTTTTACAGGAAAgatctttcctctcttctttctaaaCCATGTTACCCTGATGTTTAATCCCATTATATATACTCTGAGGAATAAGGCTGTCATGGTAGCCTTGAGAAAATGACTGCCTTAATGTttaaagtcttagccactgcttTGAGCTAGTGATCTTTTCCCCCACTTAGTTCTGCTGTTGTCTTAATCAGACATTATATGGAATTTTGCTTCCTGCATTAGTATAAATTGATTGTCCTCGTGATCCTGCCATTTTATGCTTGACTTTGTGATATCAGGATTATCTCCCTAGTGTTtgtatttataagaaataaatttttttcctgaTCTCACATTTAATGGACTAGTCTCTGTCAGGAAAAATTCACTGCTtatttgatttgttgttgttcagtcggtaattcatgtccgactctttgtgtcttCATGGACCAtatagcatgtcaggctcctcagtcctccaCTATgtcttggaatttgctcagattcatgtccactgagtcagcgacACTATtaatatccaaccatctcatcctctgctgtctccttctcctttttgccttcatctttactaacatcagggtcttttacattGAGTtggctctgtgcatcaggtggcaaaagtacaaGAACAATATAGTATATTTTATCTCGCAGTTGGCCTCCCAATATTTTTATCCAAAATTCATAATGTATATCCTAGGTTTTCTCCCTCTATATTGTTATAATTTACTTAAAACCAAAAGATTTCAGCTAGCAAAGATTACTGCATATGGAAAGCTTTAGAGAATACTTGTTGATTGACTATAGAACATGGGCACACTTAAATAAGCAAAAGTTCATACAGcagaaaatgtggaaaagaaagctgtggtacatatacacaatggagtattactcagccgttaaaaagaattcatttgaatcagttctgatgagatggatgaaactggagctgattatacagagtgaagtaagccagaaataaaaacaccaataaagtatattaacacatatatatggaatttagaaagatggcaatgacgacgctgtatgcaagacagcaaaaaagacgcagatgtgtataacggacttttggactcagagggagagggagagggtgggatgatttgggagaatggcattctaacatgtatactatcatgtaagaatcgaattgccagtctatgtctgacgcaggatacagcatgcttggggctggtgcatggggatgacccagagaggtgttctggggagggaggtgggaggggggttcatgtttgggaacgcatgtaagaattaaagattttaaaattaaaaaaaataaaaataaaaaaattatatgaattaaatatatatatataggtacaAAAAAGAGAGCTTGACCCACACTtcacaaagtttattttaaaatataatctcagATAATTTGTAAACATAAGTAAAAATGCATAACAAGTCTTTTTCAAGATAATGTTTATTAACTTCATGATGTTGGTGCAAGAAAAGTGATTTTGACAAAATTATTAGTCATAATGTAAACATTAATTGGTTGAATTTCCTGGACTAAGTAATGCTGCTTGGGGAGGGAGGatggaggagggttcaggatgggaaacacatgtatccctgtggtggattcatgttgctgtatggcaaaaccaatacaatcttataaagtaattagcctccaattaaaataaataaatttatatttaaaaaaataagaaatgctgCTATTCagagtaaaattttttaatataaaatgtttaaatacactatcgttaaagtgaaagtgaagtcgctcagtcatgtcctactctttgcgacccgtggactctagcccaccaagctcccaccaagctcctctgtccatgagattctccaggcaagaacactggagtgggttgccatttccttctccaggggatcttcccgacccagggatcgaacccaggtctcccacattgcaggcagatgctttaacctctgcaccaccagggaagcccttaaatacaagaatacagtctctcagaaaacctcctatcgagacacagaacttcagatccaagtacta encodes the following:
- the LOC138420696 gene encoding olfactory receptor 10AG1-like — encoded protein: MMEYILLGFSDIPNFQWILFGIFLVLYLTILLCNSVIVLITRIDPTLQTPMYFFLNHFSILEICYVTVTIPRMLTDLLNQKGHISFIACATQMCLVLLFGGLECLLLAVMAYDRSVAICNPLHYCLIMSPQVCVQRVTASWVSGVPVVIGQTRQVFSLPFCGSTTINHFFCDLRPVFKLACGDTFVNEIAVYVVAVVFIVVPFLLIVVSCGKIISNVLQSRSARGRAKAFSTCSSHLTVVVLFYGTASTTYLQPKPNQSEETGKLVSLFYTVLIPTLNPKDVTVALRKLLSKLST